A part of Curtobacterium sp. MCLR17_036 genomic DNA contains:
- a CDS encoding NAD(P)H-binding protein: MKIAIAGGHGQIALLLAHQLTDAGHDVLSIVRNPAHVSDVEQQGARAIVADLEQLGDDELALRLRGVDAVVFAAGAGPGSGAERKLSVDRDAAILLADAAERMGIERYVMVSAMAADTYDPELAVVPAKDDDAVFQVYLRAKAEADANLRARSMRWTIVRPGALVDTPPQGTVDVGRTVPRGSITRADVATVVLHALLDDTAVGVQFEVTNGSTPIPAALDALR; this comes from the coding sequence ATGAAGATCGCCATCGCCGGAGGACACGGCCAGATCGCCCTGCTCCTCGCCCACCAGCTCACCGACGCCGGCCACGACGTCCTGTCCATCGTCCGGAACCCCGCGCACGTCTCCGACGTCGAGCAGCAGGGTGCCCGGGCGATCGTGGCGGACCTGGAGCAGCTCGGCGACGACGAGCTCGCGCTGCGGCTGCGCGGTGTCGACGCCGTGGTGTTCGCGGCCGGTGCCGGCCCGGGCAGCGGCGCCGAGCGCAAGCTGTCCGTCGACCGCGACGCCGCGATCCTGCTCGCTGATGCCGCTGAGCGGATGGGCATCGAGCGGTACGTCATGGTGTCGGCGATGGCGGCGGACACGTACGACCCGGAGCTCGCGGTCGTGCCGGCGAAGGACGACGACGCGGTGTTCCAGGTCTACCTGCGGGCCAAGGCCGAGGCGGACGCGAACCTGCGGGCGCGCAGCATGCGATGGACGATCGTCCGGCCGGGCGCACTCGTGGACACCCCGCCGCAGGGCACCGTGGACGTCGGTCGAACGGTCCCTCGCGGGTCGATCACGCGGGCGGACGTCGCGACCGTCGTGCTGCACGCGCTGCTCGACGACACCGCGGTCGGCGTGCAGTTCGAGGTCACGAACGGCAGTACCCCGATCCCCGCGGCACTCGACGCCCTGCGCTGA
- a CDS encoding DNA polymerase III subunit gamma and tau — protein sequence MVTALYRRYRPENFAELIGQSQVTDPLRTALRTNRVNHAYLFSGPRGCGKTTSARILARCLNCAEGPTDTPCGVCPSCVELARDGSGSLDVIEIDAASHNGVDDARDLRDRAVFAPARDRYKIFILDEAHMVTPQGFNALLKLVEEPPEHVKFIFATTEPEKVIGTIRSRTHHYPFRLVPPAAMLEYVEQLCTQESVGVAPGVLPLVVRAGGGSVRDTLSLLDQLMAGSEDGAIAYERAVALLGYTDAALLDDVVDALAVADPASAFAAIDRVVQTGQDPRRFVEDLLERLRDLIVVAATNESAAAVLRGVSPEELDTMTRQAGVFGATGLSRGADIANRALTEMTGATSPRLHLELMTARMLVPEADDTQRGALARVERLERRVGVGDAGGHQATSSVAAAPVVAQPDAPAAPRREQPAAAAPAPTRTAAPAAPAPTAAPAAASGAPAAPQADAGAVARDAAASWAAVAPSTPEAPAASDGPSQSTGARTASIPAQAPTEAPAAQTGSTSATPASPVSPSSTGQGTTIGDEPAVRPVGAVGFQQMRDAWPQIVEHVQRAKRSAWSVVVTAQVTALREDVLTLTFPSQQDVVSFKEMSDPEDSVSELLRSAIMDVIGLRVKFVARGPGGAGQPRQQQQQQQSAPAPAPQTTPSTPAPAPQTTPTPAAPPAGTSAAPQATAPAAPAPAAAAPAASSAPGRTAPTPDPEAPAPTPASAPASAPAPQPSGAPVTDWAVATIPAADPTVDAVPESVEPSWAAPFGTVPASAPVAPAEVVEPQGQPTAAAAPQPGGGQPTGTAPAAAPGVPVDDYPLDDEPYDDGAPFPDPAAGSSPPPRQAPGRASPAQAAPAQAAPAQPAAAATPRTAPPARRAPVAGRYGEAVVREILNAQFIEETALHQDGV from the coding sequence GTGGTCACCGCCCTGTATCGCCGTTACCGGCCCGAGAACTTCGCCGAGCTCATCGGGCAGTCGCAGGTCACCGACCCGCTGCGCACCGCGCTCCGGACCAACCGTGTGAACCACGCCTACCTGTTCAGCGGCCCGCGCGGCTGCGGGAAGACGACCTCGGCCCGCATCCTGGCGCGCTGCCTGAACTGTGCCGAGGGTCCGACCGACACCCCCTGCGGTGTCTGCCCGAGCTGCGTCGAACTCGCCCGCGACGGCAGCGGCTCGCTCGACGTCATCGAGATCGACGCCGCCAGCCACAACGGTGTCGACGACGCCCGTGACCTCCGCGACCGCGCCGTCTTCGCGCCGGCACGTGACCGCTACAAGATCTTCATCCTCGACGAAGCGCACATGGTCACCCCGCAGGGGTTCAACGCGCTGCTCAAGCTGGTCGAGGAGCCGCCGGAGCACGTCAAGTTCATCTTCGCGACGACCGAGCCCGAGAAGGTCATCGGCACGATCCGGTCCCGCACACACCACTACCCGTTCCGGCTCGTGCCGCCCGCGGCGATGCTCGAGTACGTCGAGCAGCTCTGCACGCAGGAGTCGGTGGGCGTCGCCCCCGGCGTGCTGCCGCTCGTCGTCCGCGCCGGTGGCGGTTCGGTCCGCGACACCCTGTCCCTGCTCGACCAGCTGATGGCCGGCAGCGAGGACGGCGCGATCGCCTACGAGCGGGCCGTCGCGCTGCTCGGGTACACCGACGCGGCCCTGCTCGACGACGTCGTCGACGCGCTCGCCGTGGCCGACCCCGCTTCCGCCTTCGCCGCGATCGACCGCGTGGTGCAGACAGGGCAGGACCCCCGGCGCTTCGTCGAGGACCTGCTCGAGCGGCTGCGCGACCTCATCGTCGTCGCCGCGACGAACGAGAGCGCGGCGGCTGTGCTGCGCGGGGTCTCACCGGAAGAGCTCGACACCATGACCCGCCAGGCCGGCGTCTTCGGCGCGACGGGTCTGTCCCGCGGGGCGGACATCGCGAACCGGGCGCTCACCGAGATGACGGGTGCGACCTCGCCGCGCCTGCACCTCGAGCTCATGACGGCACGCATGCTCGTGCCCGAGGCCGACGACACCCAGCGCGGTGCGCTGGCCCGCGTGGAGCGGCTCGAACGACGGGTGGGGGTCGGCGACGCCGGTGGTCACCAGGCGACCTCGAGCGTCGCGGCGGCCCCCGTCGTCGCCCAGCCGGACGCACCGGCCGCGCCGCGACGCGAGCAGCCGGCCGCCGCGGCTCCTGCGCCGACGCGCACCGCTGCTCCTGCTGCTCCTGCTCCGACCGCTGCTCCGGCTGCTGCGTCCGGTGCTCCCGCCGCGCCGCAGGCCGACGCCGGCGCGGTCGCCCGGGACGCCGCCGCGTCGTGGGCCGCGGTCGCGCCGAGCACTCCCGAAGCACCCGCTGCGTCGGACGGCCCGTCGCAGTCCACCGGCGCGCGCACGGCGTCGATCCCGGCCCAGGCGCCGACCGAGGCACCAGCCGCGCAGACCGGGTCGACGTCAGCGACCCCCGCCAGCCCGGTCAGTCCCTCGTCGACCGGTCAGGGCACCACCATCGGCGACGAGCCGGCCGTCCGCCCCGTGGGTGCGGTCGGGTTCCAGCAGATGCGCGACGCGTGGCCGCAGATCGTCGAGCACGTCCAGCGTGCGAAGCGGTCGGCGTGGTCCGTCGTGGTGACGGCACAGGTCACCGCGCTGCGCGAGGACGTGCTCACCTTGACCTTCCCGAGCCAGCAGGACGTGGTCTCCTTCAAGGAGATGTCCGACCCGGAGGACAGCGTCAGCGAGCTCCTGCGGTCCGCGATCATGGACGTCATCGGGCTCCGCGTGAAGTTCGTCGCGCGTGGTCCGGGCGGTGCCGGGCAACCTCGTCAGCAGCAGCAGCAGCAGCAGTCGGCGCCGGCCCCCGCCCCGCAGACCACGCCGAGCACGCCGGCCCCTGCCCCGCAGACCACGCCGACACCCGCGGCGCCGCCGGCCGGGACATCCGCCGCGCCCCAGGCCACTGCACCCGCGGCTCCGGCTCCTGCTGCCGCTGCGCCCGCCGCTTCGTCCGCCCCGGGTCGGACGGCCCCGACGCCGGACCCGGAGGCTCCCGCACCCACTCCTGCGTCCGCGCCTGCATCTGCTCCTGCTCCCCAGCCATCAGGGGCACCGGTCACGGACTGGGCCGTCGCGACGATCCCGGCGGCCGACCCCACCGTCGACGCCGTGCCGGAGTCGGTCGAGCCGAGCTGGGCGGCACCCTTCGGAACCGTGCCCGCCTCGGCACCCGTCGCCCCGGCCGAGGTCGTCGAACCGCAGGGCCAGCCGACCGCCGCCGCCGCGCCGCAGCCCGGTGGCGGGCAGCCCACGGGCACCGCACCGGCGGCCGCACCCGGCGTCCCGGTCGACGACTACCCGCTCGACGACGAACCGTACGACGACGGTGCCCCCTTCCCGGACCCCGCCGCCGGCTCGTCCCCGCCCCCGCGGCAGGCGCCGGGTCGAGCCTCTCCGGCGCAGGCAGCCCCGGCGCAGGCAGCTCCGGCGCAGCCCGCCGCGGCAGCCACACCGCGGACCGCGCCGCCCGCGCGTCGCGCCCCGGTCGCCGGTCGCTACGGCGAGGCGGTCGTGCGTGAGATCCTCAACGCCCAGTTCATCGAGGAGACCGCTCTCCACCAGGACGGTGTCTGA
- the recR gene encoding recombination mediator RecR, which translates to MYDGIVQDLIDEFGRLPGIGPKSAQRIAFHILQTESFDPSRLSELLADVKQRVRFCEICGNVTENVQCSICRDPRRSPAVICVVEEAKDVAAIERTREFRGLYHVLGGAISPIDGIGPDDLRIQQLMTRLADGTVDEVIIATDPNLEGEATATYLSRLLVPMGIRTTRLASGLPVGGDLEYADEVTLGRAFEGRRVVGG; encoded by the coding sequence ATGTACGACGGCATCGTCCAGGACCTCATCGACGAGTTCGGCCGCCTGCCCGGCATCGGTCCGAAGTCGGCGCAGCGCATCGCGTTCCACATCCTGCAGACCGAGTCCTTCGACCCGTCGCGGCTGTCCGAGCTGCTGGCGGACGTCAAGCAGCGGGTCCGCTTCTGCGAGATCTGCGGCAACGTCACCGAGAACGTGCAGTGCAGCATCTGCCGTGACCCCCGGCGCTCGCCCGCGGTGATCTGCGTGGTCGAGGAGGCCAAGGACGTCGCGGCGATCGAGCGCACCCGCGAGTTCCGCGGGCTGTACCACGTGCTCGGCGGCGCGATCAGTCCGATCGACGGCATCGGCCCCGACGACCTGCGCATCCAACAGCTCATGACGCGTCTCGCCGACGGTACCGTCGACGAGGTCATCATCGCCACCGACCCGAACCTCGAGGGCGAGGCGACGGCGACGTACCTCAGTCGCCTGCTCGTGCCGATGGGGATCCGGACGACACGTCTGGCCTCGGGGCTGCCCGTCGGCGGCGATCTGGAGTACGCCGACGAGGTCACGCTCGGCCGTGCGTTCGAGGGACGGCGCGTGGTCGGCGGCTGA
- a CDS encoding malate:quinone oxidoreductase, whose translation MAVKQVDPIDVVLIGGGIMSATLGAIIHRLEPSWKIRVYERLGSVAQESSNPWNNAGTGHSALCELNYTPELPDGRVDIAKAVTVNEQFQVSRQFWAHLVETGALPNPSDFINPTPHISFVWGADNVEYMRKRYEAMQGHPLFAGIEFSDDPAQIRKWAPALIPGRKKDQPIAATYSAAGSDVDFGSLTRQLFDQLEVDGVEFEPSHQVTKLSRSTVSEGWVVDVRNEIGRSTQRIAAKFVFVGAGGGALHLLQKSGIPEIRGYGGFPVSGEFLRTDDPEVVQKHAAKVYGKASVGAPPMSVPHLDTRIVDGTASLMFGPYAGFSPKFLKQGSLLDLVRSVRPHNLRPMLSVAFSNFDLVRYLIGQLLASRKTKFDALRDFMPSAQPEKWHRITAGQRVQVIKPDKDKGGVLQFGTEVITSADGSIAGLLGASPGASTAVPIMLGLLRRCFPDRWDGWQDDVRTMVPTYGQDLGDDAALADATLERTAKVLGLHH comes from the coding sequence GTGGCAGTGAAGCAGGTGGACCCCATCGACGTCGTCCTCATCGGCGGAGGCATCATGAGCGCCACGCTCGGCGCGATCATCCACCGGCTCGAGCCGTCGTGGAAGATCCGGGTGTACGAGCGGCTCGGCAGCGTGGCGCAGGAGTCCTCGAACCCGTGGAACAACGCCGGGACCGGGCACTCCGCCCTGTGCGAGCTGAACTACACGCCCGAGCTGCCGGACGGTCGCGTCGACATCGCCAAGGCGGTCACGGTCAACGAGCAGTTCCAGGTCTCGCGGCAGTTCTGGGCGCACCTGGTCGAGACCGGCGCGCTGCCGAACCCCTCCGACTTCATCAACCCGACGCCGCACATCTCGTTCGTGTGGGGCGCCGACAACGTCGAGTACATGCGCAAGCGGTACGAGGCGATGCAGGGCCACCCGCTCTTCGCGGGGATCGAGTTCTCGGACGACCCGGCGCAGATCCGCAAGTGGGCGCCCGCGCTCATCCCCGGGCGCAAGAAGGACCAGCCGATCGCGGCGACCTACTCCGCCGCGGGGTCCGACGTCGACTTCGGCTCGCTGACCCGTCAGCTGTTCGACCAGCTCGAGGTCGACGGGGTCGAGTTCGAGCCGTCGCACCAGGTCACGAAGCTCTCCCGCTCGACGGTCAGCGAGGGCTGGGTCGTCGACGTCCGCAACGAGATCGGCCGATCGACCCAGCGCATCGCCGCCAAGTTCGTCTTCGTCGGCGCCGGGGGCGGTGCGCTGCACCTGCTGCAGAAGTCCGGCATCCCGGAGATCCGGGGCTACGGCGGGTTCCCGGTGTCCGGTGAGTTCCTGCGCACCGACGACCCCGAGGTCGTGCAGAAGCACGCGGCCAAGGTCTACGGCAAGGCCAGCGTCGGCGCACCGCCGATGTCCGTGCCGCACCTCGACACCCGCATCGTCGACGGCACGGCGTCGCTCATGTTCGGGCCGTACGCGGGCTTCAGCCCGAAGTTCCTCAAGCAGGGCTCGCTGCTCGACCTGGTCCGCTCGGTCCGTCCGCACAACCTGCGGCCGATGCTCAGCGTCGCGTTCTCGAACTTCGACCTGGTCCGGTACCTGATCGGGCAGCTGCTGGCGTCGCGGAAGACGAAGTTCGACGCCCTGCGCGACTTCATGCCGAGCGCCCAGCCGGAGAAATGGCACCGCATCACCGCCGGCCAGCGCGTCCAGGTGATCAAGCCGGACAAGGACAAGGGCGGCGTGCTGCAGTTCGGGACCGAGGTCATCACCTCGGCCGACGGCTCGATCGCCGGGCTGCTCGGGGCGTCACCCGGGGCATCGACGGCCGTGCCGATCATGCTCGGCCTACTGCGCCGGTGCTTCCCGGACCGCTGGGACGGCTGGCAGGACGACGTCCGCACGATGGTCCCCACCTACGGGCAGGACCTCGGCGACGATGCCGCCCTGGCGGACGCCACGCTCGAGCGCACGGCGAAGGTGCTCGGACTGCACCACTGA
- a CDS encoding aspartate-semialdehyde dehydrogenase — protein sequence MSTLTVAVVGATGQVGAVMRRLLEERAFPADRVRFFASARSAGTTLPFRGEQIVVEDSETADPSGIDIALFSAGATASRALAPRFAAAGALVVDNSSAWRMDPEVPLVVSEVNPHAIDQAPKGIIANPNCTTMAIMPVLKVLDTEAGLRRLVATTYQAVSGSGLAGVDELLGQAKAALEQDTAALTHDGTAVTFPEPVKYVRPIAFDVVPLAGSIVEDGLGETDEEKKLRNESRKILELPDLLVAGTCVRVPVFTGHSISVHAEFAQPLSPERATEILASAPGVELSDVPTPLQAAGKDPTFVGRIRTDQSAPEGRGLVLFVSNDNLRKGAALNAVQIAETIVARRSVAA from the coding sequence ATGAGCACCCTCACCGTCGCCGTCGTCGGCGCCACCGGCCAGGTCGGCGCCGTGATGCGCCGCCTGCTCGAGGAGCGCGCGTTCCCGGCCGACCGGGTCCGCTTCTTCGCGAGCGCCCGGTCCGCCGGCACGACGCTGCCGTTCCGCGGCGAGCAGATCGTCGTCGAGGACTCCGAGACTGCCGACCCCTCGGGCATCGACATCGCGCTGTTCTCCGCAGGGGCCACCGCCTCGCGTGCCCTCGCGCCGAGGTTCGCCGCCGCGGGAGCGCTCGTCGTCGACAACTCGAGCGCCTGGCGGATGGACCCCGAGGTCCCGCTCGTCGTGAGCGAGGTGAACCCGCACGCCATCGACCAGGCGCCGAAGGGCATCATCGCGAACCCGAACTGCACGACGATGGCGATCATGCCGGTGCTGAAGGTCCTCGACACCGAGGCTGGGCTCCGCCGACTCGTCGCCACGACCTACCAGGCCGTGTCCGGCTCCGGGCTCGCCGGCGTCGACGAACTGCTCGGCCAGGCGAAGGCCGCGCTCGAGCAGGACACCGCCGCGCTCACCCACGACGGTACGGCCGTGACGTTCCCGGAGCCGGTCAAGTACGTCCGCCCGATCGCCTTCGACGTCGTGCCGCTCGCCGGCAGCATCGTCGAGGACGGCCTCGGCGAGACCGACGAGGAGAAGAAGCTCCGCAACGAGAGCCGGAAGATCCTCGAGCTGCCGGACCTGCTCGTCGCGGGCACCTGCGTGCGCGTGCCGGTCTTCACCGGGCACTCCATCTCGGTGCACGCCGAGTTCGCGCAGCCCCTGTCGCCAGAGCGCGCGACCGAGATCCTGGCGAGCGCACCGGGCGTCGAGCTGTCGGACGTCCCGACCCCGCTGCAGGCGGCCGGCAAGGACCCCACGTTCGTCGGCCGCATCCGCACCGACCAGTCGGCGCCCGAGGGGCGGGGCCTCGTGCTCTTCGTGAGCAACGACAACCTGCGGAAGGGCGCAGCGCTCAACGCGGTGCAGATCGCCGAGACGATCGTCGCGCGTCGCTCGGTCGCCGCGTAG
- a CDS encoding aspartate kinase — MALIVQKFGGSSVADAESIKRVAKRIVETKKAGNDVVVAVSAMGDTTDELVDLAHSVTPIPAGRELDMLLTAGERISMALLAMAIKSLGVEASSYTGSQAGMLTDAQHGKARIVDVTPKRVREALDSGHVAIVAGFQGFNRTTGEITTLGRGGSDTTAVALAAALDADVCEIYTDVDGIFTADPRVVPKARKVDRVTSEEMLELAASGAKVLYIRAVEYARRHGVTLHVRSSFNNNEGTIVYNPVEGETVEEPIITGIAGDLSEGKITVVGVPDQPGKAAEIFTNVARAGANIDMIVQNVSAASTGRTDISFTLPKDQGQTVLTALEVAKADIGYESIQYDDQIGKLALVGAGMRTNAGVSAQLFRALHDASINIEMISTSEIRISVVTRADTLNEAMRVVHSAFGLDADAEAVVYAGTGR, encoded by the coding sequence GTGGCCTTGATCGTGCAGAAGTTCGGTGGATCCTCCGTCGCGGACGCCGAGAGCATCAAGCGCGTGGCGAAGCGGATCGTCGAGACGAAGAAGGCCGGCAACGACGTCGTCGTCGCGGTGTCCGCGATGGGCGACACCACGGACGAGCTCGTCGACCTGGCGCACTCGGTGACGCCGATCCCGGCCGGACGCGAGCTCGACATGCTGCTCACGGCGGGGGAGCGCATCTCGATGGCGCTGCTCGCGATGGCGATCAAGAGCCTCGGGGTCGAGGCGTCGTCGTACACCGGCAGCCAGGCCGGCATGCTCACCGACGCCCAGCACGGCAAGGCCCGCATCGTCGACGTCACCCCGAAGCGCGTGCGCGAGGCGCTCGACTCCGGCCACGTCGCGATCGTCGCCGGATTCCAGGGCTTCAACCGCACCACGGGCGAGATCACCACGCTCGGCCGCGGCGGGTCCGACACCACCGCCGTCGCCCTCGCTGCTGCGCTCGACGCCGACGTCTGCGAGATCTACACCGACGTCGACGGCATCTTCACCGCCGACCCCCGCGTCGTGCCGAAGGCCCGCAAGGTCGACCGCGTCACGAGCGAGGAGATGCTCGAGCTCGCCGCCTCCGGCGCGAAGGTCCTCTACATCCGCGCCGTCGAGTACGCCCGACGGCACGGCGTCACCCTGCACGTCCGGTCCTCGTTCAACAACAACGAGGGCACCATCGTCTACAACCCTGTCGAGGGGGAAACCGTGGAAGAACCGATCATCACCGGGATCGCCGGAGACCTCTCCGAGGGCAAGATCACCGTCGTCGGCGTGCCGGACCAGCCCGGCAAGGCCGCCGAGATCTTCACGAACGTCGCGCGCGCCGGGGCGAACATCGACATGATCGTCCAGAACGTGTCGGCCGCGTCGACCGGGCGGACGGACATCTCGTTCACCCTGCCGAAGGACCAGGGGCAGACCGTGCTCACGGCGCTCGAGGTCGCGAAGGCCGACATCGGCTACGAGAGCATCCAGTACGACGACCAGATCGGCAAGCTCGCCCTGGTCGGGGCCGGCATGCGGACGAACGCCGGCGTCTCGGCGCAGCTCTTCCGCGCCCTGCACGACGCCTCGATCAACATCGAGATGATCTCCACGTCGGAGATCCGCATCTCCGTCGTGACCCGCGCCGACACCCTGAACGAGGCGATGCGCGTCGTGCACAGCGCGTTCGGCCTGGACGCCGACGCCGAGGCCGTCGTCTACGCCGGCACCGGCCGCTGA
- a CDS encoding acetate kinase — MTAALVVNSGSSSFKYQLIELEGERTLASGLVERIGESSGAWKHTNALTGESSSNDSASVPDHAAGFQAMIDAFGTVGPSFDEHPPAVVGHRVVHGGTDFDRATVVTDEVEQQIEQLSSLAPLHNPANLEGIRAAKQVFPDVAQVAVFDTAFHQTMPPEAYTYAIPADLAAKHRVRRYGMHGTSHKYVSEQAAVFLDRPLSELKTIVLHLGNGASAAAIDGGRSIETSMGLTPLEGLVMGTRSGDLDPAVLIHLHREAGLSFDELDTMLNKESGLLGLTGNGDMRDVQEAALNGDEVAESALAVYRHRIRRYVGAYTAQLGGLDAVVFTAGVGENNALLRRRVLAGLEHLGIEIDDDRNELHSREARVVSTDTSRVAVLVIPTNEELEIARQSAAVAL; from the coding sequence GTGACCGCAGCCCTCGTCGTCAACTCCGGATCGAGCTCGTTCAAGTACCAGCTCATCGAGCTCGAGGGCGAGCGCACGCTCGCCTCCGGACTCGTCGAGCGCATCGGCGAGTCGTCCGGCGCCTGGAAGCACACCAACGCGCTGACGGGGGAGTCGTCGTCGAACGACTCGGCGTCCGTGCCCGACCACGCCGCCGGGTTCCAGGCGATGATCGACGCGTTCGGCACGGTCGGCCCGTCGTTCGACGAGCACCCGCCCGCCGTCGTCGGCCACCGGGTCGTGCACGGCGGCACCGACTTCGACCGCGCCACGGTCGTCACGGACGAGGTCGAGCAGCAGATCGAACAGCTGAGCAGCCTCGCGCCGCTGCACAACCCCGCGAACCTCGAGGGGATCCGGGCCGCGAAGCAGGTGTTCCCGGACGTCGCGCAGGTCGCCGTGTTCGACACCGCGTTCCACCAGACGATGCCTCCGGAGGCGTACACGTACGCGATCCCGGCGGACCTCGCCGCGAAGCACCGGGTGCGCCGCTACGGCATGCACGGCACGAGCCACAAGTACGTCTCCGAGCAGGCAGCCGTGTTCCTCGACCGCCCGCTGTCCGAGCTGAAGACCATCGTGCTGCACCTCGGCAACGGCGCGTCGGCAGCGGCGATCGACGGCGGGCGGTCGATCGAGACCTCGATGGGGCTCACCCCGCTCGAGGGGCTCGTCATGGGCACCCGCTCCGGCGACCTCGACCCCGCCGTGCTCATCCACCTGCACCGCGAGGCCGGGCTGTCCTTCGACGAGCTCGACACGATGCTCAACAAGGAGTCCGGCCTGCTCGGCCTGACCGGCAACGGCGACATGCGCGACGTGCAGGAGGCGGCGCTGAACGGTGACGAGGTCGCCGAGTCGGCGCTCGCCGTGTACCGGCACCGCATCCGCCGGTACGTGGGCGCCTACACGGCGCAGCTCGGCGGACTCGACGCGGTCGTCTTCACCGCGGGCGTCGGCGAGAACAACGCGCTGCTGCGCCGCCGCGTGCTCGCCGGACTCGAGCACCTGGGCATCGAGATCGACGACGACCGGAACGAGCTGCACTCACGGGAGGCCCGGGTCGTCTCCACGGACACCTCACGTGTCGCGGTGCTCGTCATCCCGACGAACGAGGAGCTCGAGATCGCCCGGCAGTCGGCTGCGGTCGCGCTCTGA